A single genomic interval of Coccidioides posadasii str. Silveira chromosome 1, complete sequence harbors:
- the MSH1 gene encoding DNA mismatch repair ATPase msh1 (EggNog:ENOG410PFR9~COG:L~BUSCO:1175at33183), with amino-acid sequence MAGFPFYQLDRFLKILVQDLQKYVAISEEFTNNVTEKAKSGGLMFDRKVARIVTPGTLIDEKFMDHYENNFLLALYVNTSDMQKETKAMARPSPNQLFNSSHSHPVGLSWLDLSTGDFFTQYTTRLMLPSALSRIGAKEIILDERLNDSLKQEMQNLVGQDHRLLTCFRSQDIKPMCDWSECFETPIPRELAATFTVEETAACHILLEYVQVQMQGVGVKLQAPRRKHLEETMAIDRNSLKGLEILETARDGLGKGSLLHAVRRTSTKSGARLLRDRLTSPSASLPVINERLDLVSEFIEDIELEESITSLLKRSYDAQRLVQKFSLGRGDADDILCLSRAIDASSRIRSVILERLENNKQAEKVGSTPRRTLYSMVERLTMHGPEALSRRILQTIDEEALLRKQRMEEEDAADAAALAHEVIANEGSLEDLESMPKRVKSQRTGKSKDLSDSEADEQNSWIMQRDASVTLQRLHKSLESLYAEKASLTDRLRKDSNTASLCLKWTPGLGHIVHMKGSKAMAQSLDVLGVHRTVSSSKSTRSFHLPSWTKLGARIDEMKLQIRSEEQRIFKSLREDVIRNLVKLRRNAAVLDELDVACSFASLAREQRLTRPILNMGYSHKIIGGRHPTVKLGLEEKGRPFVNNDCFIGGQERIWLITGPNMAGKSTFLRQNALITILAQVGSFVPAEYAELGMVDQIFSRIGAADDLFRDQSTFMVEMLETAAILKHASRRSFVIMDEVGRGTAPEDGIAIGFACLQHLHDVSKCRTLFATHFHSLAEMTSNFENLGRYCTSIVEDTDGSFSFIHKLQRGVNRNSHALKVARLAGVPQSVIDVAESVLNDISLMSSQPEARERERSAIVSVKS; translated from the exons ATGGCCGGATTTCCTTTTTACCAACTTGACCGTTTCCTCAAAATTCTAGTTCAGGATCTGCAAAAGTACGTCGCAATAAGTGAGGAATTTACAAACAACGTAACAGAAAAGGCCAAGTCAGGTGGCTTGATGTTTGACCGGAAGGTCGCCAGAATTGTAACCCCTGGGACTCTTATTGATGAAAAATTCATGGATCATTATGAGAACAACTTTCTTCTTGCTTTATATGTCAACACTAGTGATATGCAGAAGGAGACAAAAGCTATGGCAAGACCTTCCCCCAACCAGCTCTTCAACTCAAGCCATTCCCACCCTGTTGGCCTGTCATGGCTGGATCTGTCGACAGGCGACTTTTTCACTCAGTATACAACCCGGCTGATGCTACCATCGGCGCTCTCCAGGATTGGCGCCAAAGAGATAATACTTGACGAACGACTCAATGATTCCCTCAAGCAAGAAATGCAAAATTTAGTAGGGCAGGATCATCGTCTTCTTACATGCTTCCGCTCACAAGATATTAAACCCATGTGCGACTGGAGTGAATGCTTTGAAACTCCGATTCCACGTGAATTGGCGGCAACCTTCACTGTGGAAGAAACAGCAGCTTGTCATATACTCTTGGAATATGTTCAGGTTCAGATGCAAGGGGTGGGAGTGAAGCTACAGGCACCGCGTCGCAAGCATCTAGAGGAGACAATGGCTATCGATCGAAACAGCCTTAAAGGGCTCGAAATACTAGAAACTGCTCGCGATGGGTTAGGAAAAGGGAGCCTCTTACACGCCGTCCGAAGAACGTCAACCAAGAGTGGCGCTCGGCTCCTCAGAGATAGGTTAA CTTCGCCTTCGGCGTCCTTGCCGGTTATCAACGAGCGTTTGGATCTTGTATCCGAATTCATTGAAGACATCGAGTTGGAAGAAAGTATTACTAGCCTTTTGAAACGAAGTTATGACGCTCAAAGGCTCGTGCAAAAATTTTCGTTGGGGAGGGGAGACGCAGATGATATCTTATGCTTATCAAGGGCTATCGATGCATCAAGCCGAATAAGGTCTGTCATACTGGAACGGTTGGAAAATAATAAGCAGGCGGAAAAAGTGGGTTCCACGCCTCGCAGAACCCTGTACTCAATGGTCGAGCGGCTTACCATGCATGGCCCGGAAGCCCTATCAAGACGAATACTACAGACTATTGACGAGGAGGCTTTGTTACGGAAGCAGCGCATGGAGGAAGAGGATGCCGCAGATGCGGCAGCTCTTGCTCACGAAGTTATTGCAAACGAGGGCTCACTTGAGGATCTAGAATCTATGCCCAAGAGGGTCAAGTCCCAGAGAACAGGCAAGTCCAAGGATCTAAGTGATTCAGAAGCTGATGAACAAAATTCTTGGATTATGCAGCGTGATGCAAGTGTCACCTTGCAAAGGCTACACAAGTCTTTAGAGTCACTATATGCGGAGAAGGCATCGTTAACGGATAGATTGCGTAAGGACTCAAACACAGCTAGCTTATGTCTAAAATGGACTCCTGGTTTAGGTCACATCGTGCATATGAAAGGCTCAAAGGCCATGGCACAATCCCTTGATGTTCTTGGAGTCCATCGCACCGTTTCATCTTCAAAATCGACGCGCTCATTCCATTTGCCGTCTTGGACGAAGCTTGGTGCTCGGATCGATGAAATGAAGCTACAAATTCGTTCTGAGGAGCAGCGAATTTTCAAAAGCTTGCGAGAGGATGTCATTCGCAACCTAGTCAAATTGCGCCGGAACGCGGCAGTCTTAGACGAGCTCGACGTGGCATGCTCGTTCGCTTCATTAGCTCGAGAACAGCGGCTGACTCGACCGATTTTGAATATGGGGTATTCCCATAAAATTATTGGGGGACGACACCCTACCGTTAAGCTTGGACTCGAAGAGAAAGGGAGGCCATTTGTGAACAACGACTGTTTCATAGGCGGACAGGAGAGGATATGGCTCATTACGGGTCCAAACATGGCCGGGAAAAGCACATTTTTACGGCAAAATGCATTGATAACTATTCTCGCTCAAGTCGGCTCCTTTGTACCTGCTGAATATGCAGAACTTGGGATGGTTGACCAGATTTTTAGTCGTATTGGTGCTGCTGACGACCTCTTTCGTGATCAGTCCACCTTTATGGTTGAAATGCTTGAGACTGCTGCGATTCTAAAACATGCTTCGCGACGGTCATTTGTGATAATGGATGAAGTGGGCCGAGGAACAGCACCCGAAGACGGCATCGCCATAGGATTTGCATGCCTCCAACATTTGCATGATGTAAGCAAGTGCCGCACGCTGTTCGCAACGCACTTCCATTCTTTGGCGGAGATGACTTCTAATTTTGAAAATTTGGGCCGCTATTGCACGAGCATCGTTGAGGACACGGATGGATCATTTTCATTCATCCATAAGCTGCAACGAGGCGTGAACCGGAACTCCCATGCTCTCAAGGTTGCCCGCCTTGCCGGTGTGCCGCAGAGTGTTATAGATGTAGCGGAGTCAGTATTGAACGACATATCGCTGATGTCGTCACAACCAGAGGCTAGAGAACGCGAAAGGAGCGCAATAGTGTCGGTCAAATCATGA
- the DAL3 gene encoding Ureidoglycolate lyase (EggNog:ENOG410PPKD~COG:F~BUSCO:13573at33183), producing the protein MHLPFLSSGPKPAMIGVSTLSSKSFAPYGTVISPPLPNDLVAAPSHLPSLPSKPTEPTLVNQGYAIKYSPVSPMENSYGTGGEARQPASPRISLFSCFPRKLRESGDSSARLLFDVQVLERHPYTSQTFIPLSTSSRGRGNGSRDANSPSTTIRNDAIYLIIVAPSLTGQTVTVTVKAKDDHAGLATIRDPPDLSNLQAFIAKPGQAITYATGTWHAPMVVLGEKRIDFVVIQFMNGVEDDDCQIVTFDGIAVGIPDPAINQKSRARL; encoded by the coding sequence ATGCACCTCCCATTCCTTAGCTCTGGTCCAAAGCCAGCTATGATAGGCGTATCAACCCTCAGCTCCAAGTCATTCGCACCCTATGGAACAGTGATCTCTCCCCCTTTGCCAAATGACCTGGTCGCTGCACCCTCTCATCTTCCCTCTTTGCCCTCGAAGCCCACGGAGCCAACCCTCGTTAATCAAGGGTATGCAATAAAATACAGTCCTGTCTCACCTATGGAAAACAGCTACGGCACCGGTGGGGAAGCTCGACAGCCAGCTTCACCGCGTATAAGTCTGTTCTCATGTTTCCCTCGGAAATTGCGGGAATCTGGCGATTCGTCCGCAAGGCTACTGTTTGATGTACAGGTCTTGGAGAGGCATCCATATACATCACAGACTTTTATTCCTCTTTCTACTAGTTCTCGAGGCCGTGGCAATGGATCGCGCGATGCCAACAGCCCCTCTACGACAATACGTAACGATGCTATCTATTTGATCATTGTGGCGCCTAGTTTAACTGGCCAAACTGTTACGGTTACAGTAAAAGCGAAGGACGACCATGCAGGCCTCGCTACCATACGGGATCCTCCGGATTTGTCAAATTTGCAGGCATTTATCGCAAAGCCCGGGCAGGCAATTACGTATGCAACCGGGACATGGCATGCTCCAATGGTGGTCTTGGGCGAGAAGAGGATCGATTTTGTTGTGATTCAATTTATGAATGGAGTCGAAGACGATGATTGTCAAATTGTTACTTTCGATGGAATTGCCGTGGGTATCCCAGACCCTGCCATTAACCAGAAAAGCCGGGCAAGGCTCTGA
- the SUB2_1 gene encoding Suppressor of the cold-sensitive snRNP biogenesis mutant brr1-1 (EggNog:ENOG41KOG1153~COG:O~MEROPS:MER0005078) produces MRRLAEPIVLLFCGLQWVVQDARRKRILGRAVINFSVGGPTSAATNNALIAAHNAGVFMVAAAGNDGDNALTYTSGCAHSICVPNLGTAN; encoded by the exons ATGCGCAGGTTAGCAGAGCCTATAGTGCTGTTATTTTGTGGGCTTCAATGGGTCGTCCAGGATGCGAGGAGGAAACGCATTCTCGGCAGGGCGGTTATTAACTTCAGTGTTGGGGGTCCCACATCAGCGGCTACCAATAATGCTTTGATCGCAGCCCATAATGCTGGTGTTTTCATGGTTGCTGCCGCTGGAAATGATGGT GACAATGCCTTGACCTACACTTCAGGCTGTGCTCACAGTATTTGCGTGCCAAACCTCGGAACTGCCAACTAA